The Pseudomonas sp. FP2309 genome has a window encoding:
- the dapF gene encoding diaminopimelate epimerase encodes MPLPFVKMHANGDDFIIVDRRGQDDPITAQIARRLGNRHTGIGFNQLAVVLDCDDAAARIKFWNANGTPLAACGSATRGVADRLMHEIGSDSIVLRTDRGLLTCTRQPGRQVSVNMGEPSLDWAAVPLAEAMDTRTLSISGNPAACSMGNPHCTYFVDDIDAVDVPAAGPLLENHALFPARTNVHFVQVLDRGHIRLRIWERGGGVPLGSGSCCCGAVVNGIRRGLLDATVLVQCDGGTLTVHWDGRGGVVLTGSVAPIMQGSAYVF; translated from the coding sequence ATGCCCTTGCCGTTCGTAAAGATGCACGCCAATGGCGACGACTTCATCATCGTCGACCGCCGTGGCCAGGACGACCCGATCACCGCGCAAATCGCCCGGCGCCTGGGCAATCGCCACACCGGTATCGGTTTCAACCAACTGGCGGTGGTGCTCGACTGCGACGACGCCGCCGCGCGCATCAAGTTCTGGAACGCCAATGGCACGCCCCTGGCCGCCTGCGGCAGTGCCACGCGTGGGGTGGCCGACCGCCTGATGCACGAAATCGGCAGCGATTCGATCGTGCTGCGCACTGACCGCGGCCTGCTGACCTGCACGCGCCAGCCCGGACGCCAGGTCTCGGTAAATATGGGCGAGCCGTCGCTGGACTGGGCCGCGGTGCCGCTGGCCGAGGCGATGGATACACGCACCTTGTCGATCAGCGGCAACCCGGCGGCGTGCAGCATGGGCAATCCTCACTGCACGTATTTTGTGGACGACATCGACGCCGTTGATGTACCTGCCGCAGGCCCGTTACTGGAAAATCACGCGCTGTTTCCAGCCAGGACCAATGTGCATTTTGTGCAGGTGCTCGACCGTGGGCACATCCGCCTGCGCATCTGGGAGCGCGGCGGCGGTGTGCCGCTGGGTTCCGGGTCGTGTTGCTGTGGGGCGGTGGTCAATGGCATTCGCCGTGGCTTGCTGGATGCCACGGTGCTGGTGCAGTGCGACGGCGGTACGCTCACGGTGCACTGGGACGGGAGGGGCGGCGTGGTATTGACCGGCAGCGTGGCGCCGATCATGCAGGGCAGCGCCTACGTGTTCTGA
- a CDS encoding murein L,D-transpeptidase, with amino-acid sequence MFKKHACYLSICLLVAPLVATAGALAVQPLPVTTPAPLDLAPVQQALAQLPSVCPGLASQIDAAVQARLQAFYQQQGDAPLWSDESRRQALQSQLLMLADDGLDPTHYSSPTTDATANVLCSDIGSSQRYLQALQDLHFGRLQQSRFEPLWHAQPPTREPDTEVLAFAAVGLQDMAQAFDQARPSADLYRSLRNAYATVRQQPLPHWDPVGSGPLLRPGMQDPRVPELARRLYSGGYLASEPKGSDTQYRAELVEAVKAFQLSHSLQADGVIGAGTVAELNISPAVRREQLRINLERFRWLAQDLEPEGVLVNVAAAQLSVYQSGIPVWQTRLQVGRAERQTPLLKSRITRLTLNPTWTIPPTIMREDKLPAIRLNPDYLRQQNLQVLDAEGNPLAPEQIDWAHPGNILLRQEAGPRNPLGKIVMRFPNPYSVYLHDTPSQPLFTKGPRAFSSGCVRVEQPLLLRDLLVSPAERARTDELLATGVTHEFRLATPVPVLLGYWTVEVDRQGGLVYAPDIYARDLVLMKAMGSVL; translated from the coding sequence TTGTTCAAAAAACACGCATGTTACTTGAGCATTTGCTTGCTCGTTGCACCATTGGTCGCCACGGCCGGTGCACTGGCTGTGCAGCCGTTGCCCGTCACCACCCCCGCGCCGTTGGACCTTGCCCCGGTGCAGCAGGCCCTGGCGCAACTGCCCAGCGTCTGCCCCGGCCTGGCGTCGCAGATAGATGCCGCCGTCCAGGCGCGCCTGCAAGCCTTTTACCAACAGCAAGGCGATGCACCGCTGTGGTCGGACGAGTCGCGCCGCCAGGCGTTGCAATCCCAGTTGCTCATGCTCGCCGACGATGGCCTGGACCCCACCCACTATAGCTCGCCCACCACCGATGCCACGGCCAACGTGCTGTGCAGCGATATCGGCAGCAGCCAGCGCTACCTGCAAGCGCTTCAGGATCTGCACTTCGGTCGTCTGCAGCAGTCGCGCTTCGAACCGCTGTGGCATGCCCAACCGCCGACCCGCGAGCCTGATACCGAGGTGCTGGCCTTCGCTGCCGTCGGCCTGCAAGACATGGCACAGGCCTTTGACCAGGCACGCCCCAGCGCCGATCTCTATCGCAGCCTGCGCAATGCCTACGCCACCGTGCGCCAGCAACCTTTGCCCCACTGGGATCCGGTCGGCAGCGGCCCGCTGTTGCGCCCCGGTATGCAGGACCCGCGTGTGCCGGAACTGGCGCGCCGGCTCTACAGCGGCGGTTATCTGGCCAGTGAACCCAAGGGCAGCGACACGCAATACCGTGCCGAACTGGTTGAGGCGGTGAAGGCGTTCCAGCTCAGCCACTCCCTGCAAGCGGATGGCGTGATCGGTGCCGGGACTGTAGCCGAACTCAATATCAGCCCGGCCGTACGCCGCGAGCAATTGCGCATCAACCTTGAGCGTTTCCGCTGGCTCGCCCAGGACCTGGAGCCCGAAGGCGTGCTGGTCAACGTCGCGGCCGCGCAACTGAGCGTGTACCAGAGCGGCATACCCGTGTGGCAAACCCGCCTGCAAGTGGGCCGTGCCGAACGCCAGACGCCGTTGCTCAAGTCACGTATCACCCGGCTGACCCTCAACCCCACCTGGACCATCCCGCCGACCATCATGCGCGAGGATAAACTGCCGGCCATCCGCCTCAACCCCGACTATTTGCGCCAGCAAAATCTGCAAGTGCTCGACGCCGAAGGCAACCCGCTGGCGCCCGAGCAGATCGACTGGGCGCACCCCGGTAATATCCTGCTGCGCCAGGAAGCCGGCCCGCGCAACCCACTGGGCAAGATCGTGATGCGCTTTCCCAACCCCTACTCGGTGTACTTGCACGACACCCCCAGCCAGCCGCTGTTCACCAAAGGCCCGCGCGCGTTCAGCTCCGGCTGTGTACGCGTCGAACAACCCTTGCTGCTGCGCGATCTGCTGGTCAGCCCGGCCGAGCGTGCTCGCACCGATGAACTGCTGGCTACCGGCGTGACCCACGAATTCCGTCTGGCCACGCCGGTGCCGGTGCTGCTGGGCTACTGGACGGTGGAAGTCGACCGTCAGGGTGGTCTGGTGTACGCGCCGGATATTTATGCGCGGGATCTGGTGTTGATGAAGGCGATGGGCAGCGTGCTGTGA
- a CDS encoding murein L,D-transpeptidase catalytic domain family protein, with protein sequence MLTFMCRLGVITLSLAMLSNSALAANGNPPSLYSSLARSAPELNPTVLKSALNAMQCAVSNGEERSERLAVIDYSQPSTARRLWIFDLRKKTLVLRDLVAHGAKSGENFATQFSNLEGSHQSSLGLFRTQESYLGTHGYSLRMDGLEPGFNDLARDRAIVIHAADYVSPLWSKREGRIGRSQGCPAVRPQVARQVVDKLKDGQFMFSWYPDQRWLKSSTYLNCKPQQVASSRTIRGG encoded by the coding sequence ATGCTGACTTTTATGTGTCGCCTTGGCGTGATCACCCTAAGCCTGGCTATGTTGAGCAATTCTGCGCTCGCCGCCAATGGCAATCCTCCTTCCCTGTATAGCAGCCTGGCCCGCTCGGCTCCAGAACTCAATCCCACGGTACTCAAAAGCGCACTGAATGCGATGCAGTGTGCGGTCAGTAATGGCGAGGAACGCTCTGAGCGCCTGGCCGTGATCGACTACTCCCAGCCCTCGACCGCCCGTCGGCTATGGATCTTCGACCTGCGCAAGAAAACCCTGGTGCTGCGCGACCTGGTGGCGCACGGGGCCAAATCCGGGGAAAACTTCGCCACCCAGTTCTCCAACCTCGAAGGCAGTCACCAATCCAGCCTGGGGCTGTTCCGCACCCAGGAAAGCTACCTGGGTACCCACGGCTACTCGCTGCGCATGGACGGCCTGGAGCCGGGCTTCAATGACCTGGCGCGCGATCGCGCCATCGTGATTCATGCGGCCGACTATGTGAGCCCGTTGTGGAGCAAGCGCGAAGGCCGTATCGGTCGCAGCCAGGGTTGCCCGGCCGTACGCCCGCAGGTGGCGCGACAGGTGGTGGACAAGCTCAAGGATGGGCAGTTCATGTTTTCCTGGTACCCCGACCAGCGCTGGTTGAAGTCTTCGACCTACCTCAATTGCAAACCCCAACAGGTGGCCAGTAGTCGTACAATCCGTGGCGGTTAG
- a CDS encoding creatininase family protein, with protein sequence MLLHQSTWIEIGQFLARSRTVVIPIGSNEQHGPTGLLGTDWMCPEIIAHEAQKNADILIGPTFNIGMAQHHLGFPGTISLRPSTFIAAIGDWVRSLAGHGFDKILFLNGHGGNIATIEAAFSELYAEASFARRPAGFALKLVNWWDLEGVTDLAQRQFPVGHGSHATPSEIAVTQWAYPDSIKSADYAPQIANTGPIREALDFRARFPDGRMGSDPALATVEKGGELVALAARGLIKTVNGFSNETRP encoded by the coding sequence ATGCTTCTACATCAATCGACCTGGATCGAGATCGGCCAATTCCTGGCGCGCAGCCGCACGGTGGTCATCCCCATCGGCTCCAACGAGCAACACGGCCCGACCGGCCTGCTGGGCACTGACTGGATGTGCCCGGAGATCATCGCCCATGAGGCGCAAAAGAACGCCGACATTCTGATCGGCCCCACCTTCAATATCGGCATGGCCCAGCATCACCTGGGTTTTCCCGGCACCATTTCCCTGCGTCCTTCCACCTTCATCGCCGCGATTGGCGACTGGGTGCGCTCGCTGGCCGGGCATGGTTTCGACAAGATCCTGTTCCTCAATGGCCACGGCGGCAACATCGCGACCATTGAAGCGGCGTTTTCCGAGCTGTACGCCGAAGCCAGCTTCGCCCGGCGCCCTGCCGGCTTTGCGTTGAAGCTGGTGAACTGGTGGGACCTGGAAGGCGTCACTGACCTGGCGCAGCGCCAATTCCCGGTGGGCCATGGCAGCCATGCCACACCGTCGGAAATCGCCGTGACGCAATGGGCCTACCCGGACTCGATCAAGTCCGCCGACTACGCACCACAGATCGCCAACACCGGCCCAATCCGCGAGGCCCTGGACTTCCGCGCCCGTTTCCCGGATGGGCGCATGGGCTCGGACCCGGCTCTGGCGACCGTGGAAAAAGGCGGAGAATTGGTGGCGTTGGCGGCGCGAGGGCTGATAAAAACAGTCAACGGCTTCAGCAACGAAACCAGACCCTGA
- a CDS encoding ATPase, whose translation MRTIIQLALMALMLGTAVVNNAAIAGDLRKGHLLPIAAGVDSLQPAQSVGVLLSDSTRDNLGYLQRYHDMALNGAKDVLDGRIRAAFVNSSDPELAIDWLMNSLQGTFSSVTVYDNLDALLQAHPDVVVMLDTHNQLLTPRNDEVEARFVARFYDADLQYIAKAEGSVHKQVPSVWVRDKSAPEIAAQIERQRDVQLDALKQFDVSLKALVRAS comes from the coding sequence ATGAGGACGATAATTCAACTGGCTTTAATGGCCCTGATGCTCGGCACCGCAGTGGTGAACAACGCAGCAATCGCGGGCGATCTGCGTAAAGGCCATTTGCTACCAATCGCCGCTGGCGTAGACTCTCTGCAGCCGGCGCAATCGGTGGGTGTGTTGTTAAGCGACTCCACCCGCGACAATCTCGGCTACCTTCAACGCTACCACGACATGGCCTTGAACGGCGCCAAGGATGTGCTCGACGGGCGGATCCGTGCGGCGTTCGTCAACAGCTCCGACCCGGAACTGGCCATCGATTGGTTGATGAACTCACTGCAAGGCACCTTTTCGTCGGTGACGGTCTACGACAATCTGGATGCATTGCTGCAGGCGCACCCGGATGTCGTGGTGATGCTCGATACCCATAACCAACTGTTGACCCCGCGTAACGATGAAGTCGAGGCGCGTTTTGTGGCGCGGTTCTATGACGCCGACCTGCAGTACATCGCCAAGGCCGAAGGTTCGGTGCATAAACAGGTGCCGTCGGTGTGGGTGCGTGACAAATCAGCGCCGGAAATCGCCGCGCAGATCGAGCGGCAGCGGGATGTGCAGCTCGATGCGTTAAAGCAGTTCGATGTGTCGCTCAAGGCGCTGGTGCGCGCCAGTTGA